The Danio rerio strain Tuebingen ecotype United States chromosome 1, GRCz12tu, whole genome shotgun sequence genome includes a region encoding these proteins:
- the wu:fk30a06 gene encoding small integral membrane protein 11 yields the protein MINWKALENVPVLLYILALKTLLLCLAFAGVKIYQSKRAEAALKQQMEMKRRLAQHTQDIIDNKKDD from the exons ATGATCAACTGGAAG gctctGGAGAACGTGCCGGTGCTGCTGTATATCCTGGCCCTGAAGACTCTCCTGCTGTGTTTGGCGTTTGCTGGAGTGAAGATCTACCAGAGCAAGAGAGCAGAAGCGGCTCTCAAACAGCAGATGGAGATGAAGAGGAGACTCGCACAACACACACAGGACATCATCGACAACAAGAAGGACGACTGA